One genomic segment of Bacillus marinisedimentorum includes these proteins:
- a CDS encoding GNAT family N-acetyltransferase, which translates to MDTQITGDVTLDFYKNEYNHKLSNYQLSEDQLKYASLPLKAVKLCEEDDTRYPVVILYRGEPAGFFVLQGWEGVKAYSDNKAAILIRGYSVNNAFQGKGIAKESLLILDSFVRNHFPDKNEVILAVNYRNTIAQHVYKKGGFRDKGIRIMGRKGELLIFHKDLG; encoded by the coding sequence ATGGATACCCAAATTACTGGTGATGTCACTCTTGATTTTTATAAAAATGAATATAATCACAAGTTGAGCAACTATCAATTATCTGAAGACCAGCTCAAGTATGCTTCGTTACCATTGAAAGCGGTTAAATTGTGTGAAGAAGATGATACAAGATATCCTGTTGTCATTTTGTATCGGGGTGAACCGGCTGGCTTTTTTGTCCTTCAGGGCTGGGAAGGTGTCAAGGCATATAGTGACAACAAAGCTGCCATCCTAATCAGAGGCTACTCCGTTAACAATGCATTTCAAGGAAAGGGAATTGCGAAGGAATCGTTACTTATATTGGACTCATTTGTGAGGAATCATTTTCCGGATAAAAACGAAGTGATCCTGGCAGTTAACTATAGGAATACCATCGCCCAGCATGTGTATAAAAAAGGTGGATTTAGAGATAAAGGGATTCGAATAATGGGAAGAAAAGGGGAACTGTTAATTTTTCATAAAGACCTTGGATAA